The Balaenoptera acutorostrata chromosome 2, mBalAcu1.1, whole genome shotgun sequence genomic sequence CCACTCAAACCTCCAATTTTTTTCCCAGAACTGAGCCACACCCATGGAACATGACtttttggggggatggggtgggaatcAGTCATTCTCTGGTTGTGGGATATTATAAACATTCCACAAAAACACAATGCTAACACAACGCAAGTCGATTGCAAAATGATATGACAAATCTTGCAGCCTGGTGAGATTGCAATCGGTAGACGGAAGAGGCCGTAGAGAGGGACCAAAAATGCTGATAAGTCATTGACAGAGAAAGACTTGGTGCTCAGTCCAAGACATAATTAAACACGGAGAAGGGGGCCATTGGCAAAGACAGGATTGGCTTGCTCCAGGGAGAATGACTCAAACGCCAAATGAATCAGACCCTGAGACCTGTGTGTGGTTTTCCTGGGGCTGTGGTAACACACTATCATGAACTGGTTGGCTTAAAGACAGAAACATATTCTCTCATCGTTCTGAAAGTTCAAAATCCAaaaatcaagggacttccctggcggtccagtggttaggactctgtgcttctactgcagggggcacgggttcaatccccggtcagggaactaagatcctgcaagcctcacagtgcggccaaaacaaacaaacaaacaaacaaaatcaaggtgttggcagggacACTCTACCtccgaaggctctagggaagaatctttcctgcctctgccaggtttctggtggctgctggcactcctaggtgttccttggcttgcagctgcatcgcTCCAGTTTCTGCCTGTCTtcacttctctgtgtgtgtgttttgctgtATCCAaatttctcttataaggacactagtcattggaTTCAGGGCCCACTCTACCCCAGGATGACCTCATCGTACcttgattacatctacaaagactcatttctagggacttccctggtggtgcagtagtcaGGACTCCGCGCTCctgatgcagggggcccaggtttgatccctggtcagggaactagacttcacatgcatgccgcaactaagagtttgcatgccacaactaaggagcccacaagctgcaactaaggagcccacgagccgcaactaagacccggagcaaccaaataaataaataaataaatgtctttttaaaagaccctatttccaaataaggtcacattcacaggtactggaggttaggatttcaacctatcttttgcgggggggggggacacaattcaactcaccATACCCtccaagtgtttttttgttttgttttctttgtatgtgtgtgtgtgtgtctgtctcccccaAAATGACTCTTTCCAGAATGCTATTGGAAGATTACAtgtgaaatattaaatacaaattcaCGGGGGGGAATGCCCCACCCTCCAAAAAAAAGCACCCAATGAATTTGTTTCAAGAATTAGCTGTAGTTTCAGTTATAACCCACATCTTGTTCACTATAAAGTGAAAGAATTCCTTGTCATAATTTGGACTCTGTTTTGAAAGTTATGGTTCGTTCCAATCAACCCTTTTATTTCCTCGCTCTGGGGTTTTGGTGCCAGTGTTAATTGCAGGGGCTTTTCTCTGGGACCTGTGAGCTGAAGCTAATGAGGCCCCTTGGTAATTCCAGGTCAacgtggtgggtgtgtgtgtatggggtgtgGGTGAGAACAGGATGTCCAGGACGTGGCTAGGAGGTCGGGATAAACTTGCCAAGGACTGAATGTCCCTCAGCTgaaggggcaggtgggcagggatGCAGAGGGCTGGGCAAGAGGGGGTTCCactgaaaacaaaagcccagtGTGACCCAAGGGGACAGCCTGGGGGAGGCTGTCCACTCAGGCTCGGGGGCCCTGGGGCTCAGACTTCCTGCAACCACAGTCGGTTTTCATAGGAGGGCATCATGCTCTGATTAGCAATCTGGAGGGTCACGGGGCTCAGCATGGGCAGTGCACGGAGAGAACAGAGTGAAAGGGGCCTGTTTTCTGAGATGAGGGTATCTGGATGCTGGAGGGactggggaaaggaaggagagaggggtgggagggagattgCAGGACAGGCCTTGACGGTGAACCTAGCACGATGTCCCTCTGTGGCCTGGTAGCCAGCTGGGTGTCCCTGAGTGGGGAGCGCAGGGCACCAGCAGGttgggagggaaggggctggaTTGGACAGGAGATGTCCAGGTGTCCGTGGGAGGCATGCACTGGAGATTCCTTGTGTCTGTCTGCGTGTCCCTGGTGTCAGCCCAGGGTAGAGGTGTGGGGTGGTAGGAGGCCCCGTGGCTGCCTGCCTCTGTGCGCGAGGGCAAGAGGAGGGGGGATGGGCCCCCAAACGGCAGGGACCACCCTCAGCACCCAGGCAAGGGAGGCCGCTGAGCAACTTTGCTGGACAGACGGGGCTGAAGGTCAGCAGGTGAAGGATCAGTTCAGATCTTGAGCTTGGCCTCCAGAGCTTCCTGGGGCAGGAGCAGcgagaggaaagagaggaggactggggaggggaaaatggcaTTTACTGATTACTTCTCAAATGCAGGGCTTGTCCTCCGTTTCTCgcttattcaaaataataacattagggcttccctggtggcgcagtggttgagaatctgcctgccaatgcaggggacacgggttcaagccctggtctgggaagatcccacatgccgcggagcaactgggcccgtgagccacaactactgagcctgcgcgtctggagcttgtgctccgcaacaagagaggccacgatagtgagaggcccgcgcaccgcgatgaagaagggcccccgcttgccacaactagagaaagccctcgcacagaaacgaagacccaacacagccataaataaataaaaattaaaaaaaaataataataacattagcCAGAAACCATCACGGGGCATTTACATGccagacattattttattttttaaaataaatttatttatttatttttggctgcgttgctgcgcacgggcttctcattgcggtggcttctcctgttgtggagcacgggctctaggcgcacgggctcagtagttgtggctcgccggctctagagcgcaggctcagtagttgcggtgcacgggcttagttgctctgcggcatgtgggatcttcctggactaggattcgaacccgtgtcccctgcattggcaggtggattcttaaccactgtgccaccagggaagccccagtcattattttaaatgaactcATCTGATCCCTCAACAGCCCTGTGAGATGGGTACTCCTATGCTTTTGCAAgtgaggaacctgaggcacagagaggttagggcacttgcccaaggtcacacagcctgtgaATGGCTGAGCTGGGGCTGGAACCTGGATGATGTGCTTCCGCTCTGCTGGCAGTGAGCCTGCCTGGTGTCTCTTCCGGTGAGACTATGGGCTGAGAGGCAGGGGTAGCAGGAGACAGGCTGGGTTGAGTCTCCCAGGGGTCTGTGGGAGCACTAGTGGTGTGACGTGCTGGTGGGACTGACCTAAATTTACCTCCCTGGAAACTTCCCCACCCAAGCCCACTTCCCCTTTTGCTGCGTTACAGAGTGGAGGTGGGGAATCCTCCGGAAATGGTGATGGGAGGAGGGAGCTGAGGGCTGGCcgggcagaggaggggaggggactggggcTGCAGGTAAAGAAGAGGGGCAGGGTTCAAGCTCGGGACCTTTGGGGTCCCTGCCTCACCCTTCCccactgggggaggggcagtcGTTTTTCAAAGCCCAGGATTTCTCAGTTCTTCCCAGTCCAGGAGTGCCCTGGGCTGTCCCAGAGGGTAGGAACCTCCCTGGAGAAAAACGTCCTGGGGTGAGCGGCCAAGCTTTTGTGTAGTACTCAATGCCTTCTCTTGTATTTTacaaatcgtgtgtgtgtgtgtgtgtgtgtgtgtgtgtgtgtgtgtgtgtgtgtgttgactaGAAGAAAATcatctctggggacttccctggtggtccagtggttaggattctgtgcttccacttcaggaggcacgggttcgatccttggtcagggaagtagGATCCCGAAAGCCTGGCAAAaaagcgcggccaaaaaaaccaaaacaaacaaacaaacaaaacacagttaTGGGGTGGTCTTTCCTTTTTGCCGTATGCCGCCAGTATGGTGTTCAGGCGCTTCGTGGAGGTTGGCCAGGTGGCCTACGTCTCCTTTGGGCCTCATGCCGGGAGGCTGGTCGCGATTATAGATGTTATTGATCAGAACAGGGCTTTGGTGGATGGACCTTGCACTCAAGTAAGGAGACAGGCTATGCCTTTCAAATGCATGCAGCTCACTGACTTCATCCTCAAGTTCCCACACAGTGCCCGCCAGAAGTATGTCCGAGAAGCCTGGGAGAAGGCAGATATCAAGGCAAAGTGCGCAGCCACAAGGTGGGCCAAGAAGATTGAAGCCAGAGAAGAGAAAGCCAAGATGACAGATCGTTATAAAGTCATGAAGGCAAGGAAAATGAGGAACAGACTAATCAAGCTTGAAGTTAAGAAACTTCAAAAGGCAGCTCTCCTGAAAGCTTCTCCTAAGAAAGCACTTGCTGCTAAGGAGGCAGCTACAGCAGCTGCTGCAAAGGTTCCAGCAAAAAAAGATGACCGCTACGGGTAAGAAGGCTCCAGCCCAGAAGGTTCCTGCCCAGAAAGCTGTAGGCCAGAAGGCAGCACCTCCTCCAAAATCTCAGAAGGGTCAGAAAGCTCCAG encodes the following:
- the LOC130707266 gene encoding 60S ribosomal protein L14-like encodes the protein MVFRRFVEVGQVAYVSFGPHAGRLVAIIDVIDQNRALVDGPCTQVRRQAMPFKCMQLTDFILKFPHSARQKYVREAWEKADIKAKCAATRWAKKIEAREEKAKMTDRYKVMKARKMRNRLIKLEVKKLQKAALLKASPKKALAAKEAATAAAAKVPAKKDDRYG